tatatacaatggagagatgtgtcgctttgcgcatgtatcgatagactgatacttgtctcaatgaacacacgcgcttttatagcggttcgtatccacgcataaccaaaaagaaaaatatctgtccgtccttagatacgacacgACCATAACTGGGGGATGTCTCGGAGacgatttttggaaatttgtacatgtattttcttttttagtcTTAATTGGATgcttttaacttgcactgtcagctttaatgTTGATTTTGAGTGTACTTATATGCACCTCATCGTATATTAAATCACACATTGCAATACTACACCTCGTTGTACTCCTCAACAATACGACGTCAAGCAGTTACTCGCCGTGCTCTCTGAGCAATGTGGCAGGTTACAATAAATCGACAAGTCTCCATTCCCAGTGTGTTGTTCGGATAGTCTTAAAGTTTGTGGTTACGATAGAAGTAGGCTTTTAGGCTAAATAGATATATGAAAGAAGCTTTAATAAATTGTTAGAACTGACACGAGACTATTTCAGAAGGATCTAATGATACACATATAGCTATTTACTGATTGTCAGATTATATTTATTGCAAAGATGAATGAAGTCCTGTTTGTGTATCTGACGCATGACAGAGGATATGAAATATCGTTTTTCGTACCGACTATAGGAGTTGTTAATGACATGAAACTTTAGTTTAgatgatatgatattttatgaaagaGGGAACAATCATCTACACACATACGTATACATACTAACCATAAATGATACATCAATTGGAAAAAGTTAAACAAAACTCTATAGATACGCATGGGATCTGAAAACGAAACTCGAGACAGCAAACAATTAGGTATAGATGTGTATATATTCATATGATATACatcacagacagatacataaCCCTCGCCACTTCCATCCGGCCCAACAGTACTGATCAATATAAGCTGATATACTGTATCTTGTTCCACAGTTGtcgaaaaataaacaaaatttacattttcatttataataataaataaaagcaTGACTATTATAttaagtatataatataatattttatttgttttttctttgataCCATTTTGGGTCTGGTAAGTCAATACGTTTTATCTTAACACATATTAAAAGAAGTTTTTGTGAATCTTGAAATCCTGACtccagtttcatcaatgtttGTTGATTTAAGGAAATTCTTTAACATGAaaataggaaagcattacataATTGAAGGGAAATGTTAACCTAAATACAATAATGGTTTCTTCGGAAAATTTTAAGTGAAATAATTTCTTTAAGTTaaggaacattgatgaaaccACAGCCGGGATTGtgatgtatttagttttctcaGAACCTCATTAAGCACCCCCGTCTGATATTGAAAACATAGCTCCTGTGAGAGATACTGTTGTTCTGctggagttacttcccttacaaGTATCACTTCAACGGCCTACAAATGTAGCAGCATTGACTGTGACAAGAGGAAAACAAGCCAAGCCTAGTCTGTTTACTCTATTTTAAAGCCACAAATAACATTGTAACATTGAAATAAACCACATTTAATGTATCATAAATAAAGTAATTGTGTGTAAATGTATGAACAAACTTGGAAATCTTTCAAGAGGAACcaatgttttatgttaaaatCCCCCAAAACCATTTTTATCACGGAGAACCTATTGCaccgttaatgtatatatatactgtgattgATACAAATTAAAGACCGGCTAATTTGTCCGTACAATATGTACATTCCTGCCATGTGTATACATCAAAGTAAGGAGCCACATTCCTTCTTCATATTTTAGAAAACCACATgtataaatcaatgtttattttcTGCTCACGACGAAAGAGGTATAGCGCATACTGGCTTGTTTCGATCTAAAAGTGACCgtttaaaaaaatagatataaaaaacTGAGTTTTGGAATACAAATATTAActctaaaatatataaataattttatttgcAAAAAAGGTGTTTCTTGATTGTAATGTATTGATCATTACATAACCGTAAAGTTTCATCGtcgggctatttgcaactttcgcGTTTTCCTCCGAATTTAAATACttttttgacatagagcgcatcAGAGAaccaacatttaaaaaatcCTATTTTACTCTATGTAACAAAAGACAGCTTAAATCCTATTACACTGTACTAAAACGTGCTATATGACTATTTATGCATAGGGATATTGCTCATTGATCTAAAGATATATGAATGGTTAgacaatattattatttaagaATAAAATAAGGCCTATttttctcttgtttttgttgttctttatatatttatcagaaTTACAATATACTATTTCTATCGATTTCTCTTTGCCttttaatgtatgtatttattttcaatcatAAAAAACTAAAGCATAGCTCAAATTAGAAATCGACAAAATAAGTGAAtaaaacacaatacatgtatgaatggTGGCCCTTGAGAAAAGAACATGAACTCACCAAAGCCTTATACCCAAATTTCATGGTTATTAGAACACTGATAAAAGTTTATCTTAGATTGATAATACCAAATGTATTCACTGTCCATATATAATGAATGTGTCTTAAACGTAGACTTGCCATTATCGCTGCAAACCTCCACACATAGGTAGAGAGCTATAGTTAGATGTATAGGTTGTAGTCTATTGAAACTATTTGCTCAgtatgaaaaaaatagataaaaacctacatgtctggtgtgtatgtatTGACAGATTAATTTAAGatgtgaaaatatgttttaatgataaaaacaacCTGCCAGAGACCTACGAGGCCATTGCCCTCTTGATTTATCTGTTATTCTATACGAAGAATTTGTCTATCTCCCAGTCAGTGGTTGTACTCTGGTCGACAGCAAGCTACCGGCCAGGCGATACTGGAAACGAGCATGGAATCTCTCAGAGACAAAGTCACTATCATCACAGGTATGACAATGTCTGTTTCGCCGCTGAAATgacattttatctatatatttgtatattttgtaaatttgatcCATTCCCGTATGATTTTGATGTAAAGTTAAATCAGTAATCTCCATTTTGCTGTACTCTATCCTATTTGAAAGGTGCTATCATCTAATGTCTTGTGTACAATATTCCGTAGGTAAACAATTACTGCGcacaaatgtaatatattgtacacaTGTTAGGATGTTAATGAACATTCTAACAGCTACCTTGTACATAATGTACGTGTGCGTTTCGAGCGAGGGGACATTTTTAAAGTTATGAAGTCAGTATACATCACAAGCTGCCATTGATCGTACTGGTGTCAGAAAATAGGACTAAGTCTCGACTGACGCTTCTCTTGTTTCGGGGCTGTAGCTACAGAGGTCAAGGACATTACACCAGGGATAAACTTTACTTGCTACAAACATGTACCGCCAAGTTTTAACTTTGTACTATGTTAAAACTAGAATGATTACTATGTCTCAATGGTTATGATATATAGTCCAATGTTATATCACGGAATTAGAGAATCAAGTCAGATGTGAGAGTATCTCGATAGGAAGGCAAGTCACTGTAATCACGATAAATGCATCATTAAAAACTGAAATGGGATATCATTTTTACACAACACGCTCAGACAATAGCTCGTTCGTTGACGTTTCTCTGGTGATTGTTGTTAGTACAGTGTCTTGTATAAGTTTCTTCCTCTATATGTCTAGTTCTAACCTTCAAACCATCTCTAGGTATCTCTCTCCCATATCTCTTTTGATATCAACCTTTATCAATCTGTCGCTGTCAGATGTATATAGCTGAAATTCTCCCAGCTAAAATCTGTCCCTTGGAATTCATTTTCTTATGTCCCGTATGATCATAAACGTACTTTGACTGAGTGGATTTCCTGGTCAAATCTTCTAAGCCTCAAAATCTTTTTAAGTGTTTCATCATGTTATCAGTCTTTCATGATTATAGCATTTGATAAAATAACAATGTCAAATCGATAGATATAGACGGTGAATAGAAGCTATGATATTTCCTggtacaagtatatatatagaggatatctaacactGTCTTCTGTagtaccaaatatatttcacgagtggggctaatatttcgatatttttcacgagtgcgcagcattTGTATCAAACACGTCAAACTTCATATCGTTAAAGAACgtagttttttttctgaataaaatCTTGAGGATTTCCTTCAGACGTCCCATCTAGAGTTCCCCCGCATCTGCTTCCTTCCATTTTGAACCGTATAGACAATCAGACGAGTACATCTAACACACGATCACAAATGTACGTCACTGTCATATCTTAATGCTTCTCTATTATGTGTTATTCCGATTTGTTTCACATTTTACCTAAAGGCGGTGGTGCTGGATTTGGAAGAGTAACAGCGCTTCTTTTTGCTAAATATGGAGCCAAGTTGGTACTTGGTGACTTCAACATCGCGGGTGCGGAAGCTGTAGCAGAGGAGTGTAAAAAGGCAGGACTATCGATTGATGACGTAAGATTATTATGACGAATGTTAAAGAATTGGAGAAGGAGGGTACCATCTTAGTCACGAAGTTGTGAATTGATGGAAGAAGAAGCGATTGTCTTTTATAGTTATATCATTTTGTTGAGGATTTTTTCGTGATAttctttgattttaatgtaTCCTCTTGCGAGATAACACCGTAGTATCTAGCAAAAAAAATGGACTTTTATTATTGCGTTTGTCAAAGCAAGTTAAGGTAATGTATACTGACGCTACCCTGTCGTTGTATTGTTTCAGGTTCTCACCGTGGAAGCAAACATTACCAAAGAAGACGATAGAAAGAAAATTGTCGACGAATGTATTTCCAAATTTGGTAGACTGGATATTTTGGTAAGaaatttaaatatgtttgattttataCGTCGTGAATGCCTCCATTCATCGTGAATCACTCcagtattgtttttgttaacaATGCTTTGCTCGATATATTggtaatattatattgtaatctacaTACTGTGCAGCTATGATTTAAGTAATATTTCGGTCGCTGTACTGCTATAAACGATATAATTAGTCACACAAATAACCATACATGAAAAATTGCCAAGCAGTTATGCTGACAAGTGTCACAtgggtaggagcatttgttgaccagattttactttatgtataaacacttattttgttttgacctgaAATGTAAAGGGCGTTGtgaatgatattacacaaacattGCATAAAGGGAGGTattacttttaagacatctgatcatagCAAGAATAAAccttttaagacaaattgttaaaattGTGAACTTGGGTCTTTTATCAGAAATATGCATCTTTTACCCTAAACTCAACGGTTTAACATCCACCCTAAAAGCAGTCTTtctgccatgtctagagttctttttagtgtctaataagagcattttcgATGTTTGAAACGCatccttatatgccataattgtgtgatattattaaCAACCACCATTTTCATTTCAAGGTcgaaataaaatcagtgttctTACATATTATGAAGTCAAATCTGTTCAAAACAATACTCCTATGATATTTGTGAGCAAAACTACAATGCTATTTAGTGTATTATACGCGATGCAAATGAGCTATTTATACCCCCCACCCGAAACATACTTTTTCGTAGGTTTCGTTGAAATAAGAAAAACAGCATAACAATTTCGAGGTCTTCCATGATACAAACTAAGAGTTACTGCTGTTAATTTGCACCATAGTAAGATGTACATGCCCCTTAACTAGATATTAGGTTGGCTCAAGTTATTATGACAAAGAGATTACTAAAATTTCAGTTAGTGATCATCTTTCGGTTATTGAACAGCTCTGAACTAATTATAGCTATCAAGTATTACTGGACATATATGCATTATTCCTTAAGGGAATCATCACGCGTGATCAGTGCATGGGAGAATCATAACCCGTGGTCTTAGAGCCCTAGTTGACCAAACATATGGAACTTTAAGTATATAGAACAATCCGCGATTCTTCCTTGCCCAGTTGGGATTCTGACCGCGCACCTGCCATCTTCAGATTTCAGAAAAAAGTTTGTTTATTCGTCTCCACGTATTCCATCTATTACATTGTGTGGACATTTTGTGCTGGTAAAGCTCTCCTTTTTTATCCCGTCCTTTATCTTTTGGAATTGAGCCAGACATGCATTGTACACTGATAATTATATCTACAGAATGTATATGTGTACGATTCGCacccatgtatgtatatacattgcgGTCCAGGTATTCATACTATCTAATATACGATttgtcactatgatcatgtcagggtatcgggccaaCCATCACTGCACCGATGAAACGTTATTTTTAAGAATAttgatgtggcgcagcggtaaaagctgcggatatttctggttAGGTGATTTGGTGCCATAGACCGTGAGTTCAAGGCTGGAGTCTTACAAACGTCTTCTTCGGAACAAATTTGTTGTTGTTCCTATTTTGCCTTTGTCTAAGAACCCGGGACTTGTTTGTTTTAGCACACATTATAATAGcttttgtgtttgtattgtagATAAATAACGCCGGTATAGGACGATTTGCACCCCTAACACAGACACCACCCGACATGTATGATGCTGTAATGGACCTCAATGTAAAGGCACAGCTTTATATGACACAACTAGCTGTTCCACACCTAAAGGCAACTAAAGGTACATGTTTTCtaagtaaataatgatatatcattaaataatgtGTTAGAAGCTTTTAACACCTTATGATATATGGATATATACCAGATAATAATGACCTGGTGTTTCACACACACGTCACACCACCACATACAATACTGTAAGTTGTTAGTAAATCAGTCTAAATGGATGTTACAACATCACTAACTATACTTCATGTAATTACTGAACCAGACAAAATGGGTGTTACGGTATAATCtacaatattgtatgttattacATAATCAAACTAAATGGGTGTTACATGGTATGCATTTCTTGTTATTTCAGGGAACATTGTGAATCTAGCAAGCATTGTATCGGAGGAAGCGGTAAGATAAAAATATTGCTTGGCATCGTCAAAAAACGTTTAACTAAGTTTTGTTGTATGCAGCAAGAAACCAGTGTAGTCAAAacaatagtttggtttgtttttgtttaacgtcctattaacagccaaggtcatttaaggacgtgcaaggttttgaaggtgaaggaaagccggagtacccggagaaaaaccaccggcctacggtcattACCTGGCAACTggccccacgtaggtttcgaacccgcaacccagagggggagggctagtgataaagtgtcgggacaccttaaccactcggccaccgaggCCCcgaaaatcaataaaaacaatagaACGAAACGCACGACTTTTAACTTTTAAGTTGTcgatgtctatatatatatatatatatatttgattttgttttattttggtaATATATTGCGCTTTTATAAATCCAATGTAAGGTAATTGAGATTTTCTTAATTGCCAGTGGGCTATGCATGTACTCAACTTGATTGATACTATTAGATCTGATTGAATGAAATCTTTTTGATTCGTTTTCTTTTGTTTAGATGCCTTTGAGTGGCGTTTACGGAATGAGTAAAGCAGCTGTGGCGATGTTTACCAAAACTCTGGCCTTAGGTTAGACACACATAGAATAAGCTTAACATATTATAAAGATTTAACATATGGAATTTACTGATAACACGCTACGGAATTCCCAAAAACCAGCAATATAATGCAGTTTATGTTAATGAATCAAAAGATATAGGAAAATAACCTGTCAATACATTTGATACGTTTTTATACTCAGATAATGCAATCTTTCACCATCAGTTGTTTGGACTAAAAGGAAAATATACACGATATCAATAgtacatattttctattttagaAATGGCAGAGTTTGGAGTACGTGTAAACGAAGTTAGGTAAGATAAATATATCGCTCTTCTCTGGCTATGATAAAAATTAGAATTATAAGTTCAGTGGAACAAACATAATTCTTATAAAAAAACTATGCTTTATTTTATAGGCCTGGCACTGTGAACACGAACTTCTATGATGCTTTTTTTGGTGGAGATACTGAGGTAATTATCCTAAAAAGGCTACACATTAACAAAACTTTTAAGTATGAGtcaagtaatatatatacaatataataacaccacttgatgtttcgtccttctatgaatCGCCAGTGATGCTAGGTGTAAAATTGTATAACTACTATTGGTATTTGATCATTACGTAACCTTAAGTGCAAGATTTGCAATAAAGAAAAACTGATATAGCTAGTAATAATAGCGTTATACATTTTATCTTTAAcattctagaaaaaaaatataatcataaaAACTCTCTGGTGTAACATTAATGGTATGCGTAGCAATAACGGTATCGCACTTTTTAACAACAGAAATTACAGTTGCTGATGACGGCAGAACACCCGAAGCATCCCTTAGGAAGACTTGCAACACCAGAGGAGGTGGCAAATGCGATTGCTTTTCTCGCGTCAGACATGGCGTCCTACACAACCGGAAATGCCATTTATGTTGACGGTGGGCGTCATTGTGTTGGGGCCGGATTCGCTGCGATGCCAAAGACAAAGTGATGTCTTTTTACCAGAATATATTTCTGTTATAGATTATATTcatgattgtgtgtgtatacTTGGTTGTTTAAACTTTTAAACTGTTGTTGGTAAACACGTCgttatatcaataaaaaggTGCGTGGTTGTACAATCACAAAAACATGTGTCTGGCTTCAGAGTaagaagaaacaaaataaattgt
The sequence above is drawn from the Pecten maximus chromosome 9, xPecMax1.1, whole genome shotgun sequence genome and encodes:
- the LOC117335156 gene encoding 3-oxoacyl-[acyl-carrier-protein] reductase FabG-like encodes the protein MESLRDKVTIITGGGAGFGRVTALLFAKYGAKLVLGDFNIAGAEAVAEECKKAGLSIDDVLTVEANITKEDDRKKIVDECISKFGRLDILINNAGIGRFAPLTQTPPDMYDAVMDLNVKAQLYMTQLAVPHLKATKGNIVNLASIVSEEAMPLSGVYGMSKAAVAMFTKTLALEMAEFGVRVNEVRPGTVNTNFYDAFFGGDTEKLQLLMTAEHPKHPLGRLATPEEVANAIAFLASDMASYTTGNAIYVDGGRHCVGAGFAAMPKTK